Proteins encoded within one genomic window of Methanobacteriales archaeon HGW-Methanobacteriales-1:
- a CDS encoding methanogenesis marker 5 protein, which produces MKVAIFPPNSLILADLIERRGHKALVLQNEIRKKVKDPEIDSPPFNLTEEDPIKGLKYAAIEVPSGVRGRMSIFGPLIEEAEAAIIMDEAPFGFGCIGCARTNELCVFYLRKRGIPTLELKYPKTKDETTELVNKINTFLDSLEEDNG; this is translated from the coding sequence TTGAAAGTAGCTATATTTCCACCAAATTCACTCATACTCGCAGACTTAATCGAAAGAAGAGGCCATAAGGCTTTAGTCTTACAAAATGAAATAAGAAAAAAAGTTAAAGACCCAGAAATTGACTCACCACCTTTCAACCTCACTGAAGAAGATCCTATTAAAGGCCTTAAATACGCGGCTATTGAGGTCCCATCTGGTGTCAGAGGAAGGATGTCCATTTTTGGGCCATTAATAGAAGAGGCAGAAGCTGCCATTATTATGGATGAGGCTCCTTTTGGATTTGGATGTATTGGATGTGCCAGAACCAATGAATTATGTGTATTCTATCTTAGAAAAAGAGGAATACCTACTTTGGAACTGAAATACCCTAAAACCAAAGATGAAACAACTGAACTTGTAAATAAGATTAACACCTTTTTAGACTCACTGGAGGAAGACAATGGTTAA
- a CDS encoding methanogenesis marker 3 protein has translation MLVKVNGRKVELPNGATIKDAIQATNAPYKEGCVLGVIKGKEEFEKHINKYKIKTNHGSIIIEMVEDDDAQEIVNVWKKNYKLFENLHVRWTTSDEAAIGPIKTDLESTRDEFFYEEGEVVLSLSGFTSDSTHIILVRDDHSAVYGVPKGNRGVFARIAGGRRTVLNLEDRDTILSVEPVIERKSIIKSAAVTDIGTLLEEGNQIFTYVLVKPSGDSPQSTEHLYALAKDGKITVDYESNTFVGFYALQGLKKDPEAAGERKRGTVTFRNTGKGVGKVYIYREDRVATPSHNIIGNVEQGIQLMDIAKKDDEVTFKIEPERIMALAMTQKEAEAFLKMRGIEHIRDGLTDDDALVVSQEPQFTMDIVKEKKVKTLGINKNNLIEVEFNKEAPRSTWYFKKISGLIDAPLGSIKVHFAFPGMKVIMFKGDSKEAKGLIPESNPQKCVHKGELGITNMSRRHIGIIGVRFEDNDEFGPTGEPFNGTNIIGSITKGLENLEKFKEGDLVYVAERKS, from the coding sequence ATGCTGGTAAAGGTCAATGGCCGGAAAGTAGAGCTTCCAAATGGCGCTACTATAAAAGACGCTATTCAAGCTACTAATGCTCCTTATAAAGAAGGCTGTGTTTTAGGGGTTATTAAGGGCAAAGAAGAGTTTGAAAAACATATTAACAAATATAAAATCAAGACCAACCATGGTAGCATAATTATCGAAATGGTTGAAGATGATGATGCTCAAGAGATAGTTAATGTATGGAAAAAGAATTACAAACTATTTGAAAATCTCCATGTCCGATGGACAACCTCTGATGAGGCGGCCATAGGCCCTATTAAGACTGATTTGGAATCAACCCGGGATGAATTTTTTTATGAAGAAGGAGAAGTTGTTTTAAGTCTTTCAGGGTTCACCTCTGATTCCACCCACATAATTTTGGTTAGGGATGATCATTCTGCGGTTTATGGTGTTCCTAAGGGCAATCGTGGGGTTTTTGCCAGAATTGCTGGTGGTAGAAGAACAGTTCTAAATTTGGAGGATAGGGATACTATTCTCAGTGTCGAACCGGTTATTGAGCGTAAGAGTATTATAAAAAGTGCAGCTGTAACTGACATTGGAACTCTTCTAGAAGAAGGAAATCAGATATTTACTTATGTGCTGGTGAAACCTTCTGGTGATTCTCCACAATCCACAGAACATCTTTATGCACTGGCAAAAGATGGAAAAATCACGGTTGATTATGAATCAAATACATTTGTAGGTTTTTATGCCCTGCAGGGATTGAAAAAAGATCCGGAAGCGGCGGGAGAACGAAAAAGAGGCACAGTTACTTTTAGAAACACCGGAAAAGGTGTGGGCAAAGTTTATATTTACCGTGAGGATAGGGTTGCCACTCCATCACATAATATTATTGGAAATGTTGAGCAAGGCATACAACTTATGGATATAGCCAAAAAAGACGATGAAGTCACTTTTAAAATTGAACCAGAACGTATTATGGCTCTGGCCATGACTCAAAAAGAAGCAGAGGCCTTCCTAAAGATGAGAGGAATTGAACATATTCGTGATGGGTTAACTGATGATGATGCATTGGTAGTTAGTCAGGAACCTCAATTTACCATGGATATTGTTAAAGAAAAGAAAGTAAAAACTTTAGGAATTAATAAAAATAATTTAATAGAAGTTGAATTCAATAAAGAAGCTCCACGTTCTACATGGTACTTTAAAAAGATTTCTGGTTTGATTGATGCTCCTTTAGGATCTATAAAAGTGCATTTTGCTTTTCCTGGAATGAAGGTAATAATGTTTAAAGGTGATTCTAAAGAAGCAAAAGGATTGATTCCCGAGAGTAACCCTCAAAAATGTGTTCATAAGGGAGAATTGGGAATAACCAACATGTCCAGAAGGCATATTGGTATAATTGGGGTTAGATTTGAAGATAATGACGAATTTGGCCCGACAGGAGAACCATTTAATGGTACTAATATTATTGGATCAATAACTAAAGGCTTAGAAAATTTAGAGAAATTTAAAGAGGGGGATTTAGTATATGTCGCCGAAAGAAAGTCCTGA
- a CDS encoding methanogenesis marker 15 protein, with protein MVKIAQISCGTEYSGVQKEIEKAASTFGAEIIIPETDIDYIDEAYEKFGFNCASSGIRLMIARAMSIVEGKSDADAVFIATCFRCAEGALVRNEVRRFIQQNTRLPVVTYSFTERTKADELFIRMEALSTIVARKSILAREKQEGLTLGVDSGSTTTKVVLMENNEVIGTGWLPTTDVIGCTNDGIAQAMEGTGYSMDDIEGMGVTGYGRLTIGKKMEAELIQEELSVNSKGAVYLAGHQKGEATVLDIGGMDNKVITVNDGIPDNFTMGGICAGASGRFLEITARRLGADISELGPMAIKGNYKNALLNSYCIVFGIQDLVTSLAAGSTKEDVAAAACHSVAEQVYEQQLQEIDVREPLIQVGGTSLIDGLVEAVSDVLGGIDVIVPEYSQYIGAVGSALLVSGLGKRQE; from the coding sequence ATGGTTAAAATAGCCCAAATTTCGTGTGGAACTGAGTACAGTGGTGTTCAGAAAGAAATAGAAAAAGCAGCCAGTACATTTGGTGCTGAAATTATAATTCCTGAGACTGATATTGATTATATTGATGAAGCTTATGAAAAATTTGGTTTTAACTGTGCCAGTTCAGGTATTAGATTAATGATTGCCCGGGCCATGTCTATTGTGGAAGGAAAAAGTGATGCCGATGCTGTTTTTATTGCTACTTGTTTTAGATGTGCGGAAGGGGCACTGGTTAGAAATGAGGTTCGGAGATTTATTCAACAGAACACTCGCCTACCAGTGGTAACTTATTCTTTCACTGAGAGAACCAAGGCAGATGAGTTATTTATCCGAATGGAGGCACTTTCCACTATCGTAGCCCGAAAGAGTATATTGGCTCGTGAGAAACAAGAAGGCCTAACTCTAGGAGTAGATTCTGGTTCTACCACCACTAAAGTTGTTTTAATGGAAAATAATGAGGTTATTGGGACAGGATGGCTACCAACAACTGATGTTATTGGCTGTACTAATGATGGAATTGCCCAGGCCATGGAAGGTACAGGCTATAGCATGGATGATATTGAGGGTATGGGTGTAACTGGCTACGGCCGACTAACCATTGGAAAGAAAATGGAGGCGGAATTGATTCAGGAAGAGCTTTCTGTCAATTCTAAAGGCGCGGTTTATTTAGCAGGCCATCAAAAAGGAGAAGCTACGGTTTTAGATATTGGTGGAATGGATAATAAAGTGATTACTGTTAATGATGGTATTCCAGATAACTTCACCATGGGTGGAATATGTGCTGGAGCATCAGGTCGTTTCTTAGAAATCACTGCCCGTAGATTAGGGGCTGACATCAGTGAACTAGGCCCTATGGCCATAAAAGGAAACTACAAAAATGCACTATTGAATAGTTACTGTATTGTATTCGGTATTCAGGATTTGGTCACTTCTCTTGCCGCAGGGAGCACTAAGGAAGATGTTGCTGCAGCAGCATGTCATTCTGTAGCAGAACAGGTTTATGAGCAGCAACTTCAAGAAATAGATGTTCGAGAACCTCTTATTCAGGTAGGTGGAACCTCTTTAATTGATGGGCTGGTGGAAGCTGTTAGTGATGTCCTTGGAGGAATTGATGTTATTGTCCCAGAATATTCTCAATATATTGGTGCTGTAGGGTCTGCGCTTCTTGTTTCTGGATTAGGTAAACGCCAAGAATAG
- a CDS encoding methanogenesis marker 6 protein → MIILGPGATISQSELTQNLHMMELPLTIKSTCYGAMVYGDQEYVDQAVERARKLDPYNIFTKDRGFPPGDPRRCRGHRGAAREGYHQLEKEFKLLGFVGEALKKPQKVEIEEPEKVSVDDFRKIVENSYSKSKSSDKSSKIQDEG, encoded by the coding sequence ATGATTATTCTTGGTCCTGGAGCCACGATTAGTCAGAGTGAGTTGACCCAAAATTTGCACATGATGGAACTTCCTTTGACCATAAAATCAACCTGTTATGGGGCCATGGTTTATGGAGATCAGGAATATGTCGATCAGGCTGTTGAAAGAGCTAGAAAACTGGATCCATATAATATATTTACCAAAGATCGTGGTTTCCCACCAGGTGACCCCAGGAGATGCAGGGGCCATAGGGGGGCTGCAAGAGAAGGTTATCATCAACTGGAAAAGGAATTTAAATTACTGGGCTTTGTTGGTGAAGCTTTAAAAAAGCCGCAAAAAGTTGAAATTGAGGAACCAGAAAAAGTTTCGGTGGATGATTTCCGCAAAATAGTTGAAAATTCCTATTCCAAATCTAAATCATCAGATAAATCATCAAAAATTCAAGATGAGGGCTAA